CCAAGTTGAGTCAGGTGTGGATAAATCCATACAAAAGCATCATTATAGATATTATGGTGATCGAGCATGTAATAGCGAACGTACCCGGAGCAAAAGTTTCCCCCGTTTGAGTTTGCAGGCGTTCAGATGTCGTAGATGAGCTTCTGGAATTCGAGCATGTGGTCGGGCTGCAGGGAGATGGCCACGGAGAGGCTGCCGTCCGCTGTGGGGCTGGGCAGCACGAAGGCGAGGCCCTCGTAGGCGATGCCGCCGGGCCCCATGAACACCGGCCGCCCCCACCCGAAGTCGGCATCGTGGATGGGCAGGCGCACCCAGCTGGTAAGCCCGATGTTGGGGCACCGGAACGTGTGCGCGCCCCGCACCAGCGCCGCCAGGTCCGGCTGCATCTCCAGGTAGTCCAGCGCCGATCGCACGTATGCGTCGTCCATCCTCGTCAGCGACTCCTGGATCGTCCCCGCCGTCGGGGCTGGCCCAccccccgccgccgccacctccccGGCTGCCGCCATCGGCGTGGCCGTGAATATCACGTTCCCGAAGTAGCCCTCGGGGGGTGGCGGCACCAGCCGTTGCCGACCGTCGGTCGCGATATACATCTTGGTCGGCTGATCGGGCGGGAGGTCACGGGCCACGCAGGCGCACCGCCACACATGGGCGGCGAGGAGGGCGTACGTGCTATAGGTGCCGCCCGGGGGCGCCTTAGCCTTGAGGAGGTTCAGCTGGGCTCGGGTGAGCTTGAAGATGCTGACGGCGACGGACCCCAGCTTGGCCGGGTTGACTGAGAGGGGAGAGGTCGGCGGTGTGGAGGGGGCAGCCTTTAAGGGAGGGGCAGGCTGGTACTCGACGTGGGGGAAGGATGGGGTGGGCGGGTCGCGCGCGCGGAGGAGTGTGCGGTCGATGAAGGGCTGCACGCGCACACCGACGCCACGGGCGATGTCTGACCAGGAGTTGATGAAGTGGAGGCCGGAGAAGCCGTCAGCGACGTGGTGCTGCATTCCCACGCCCAGCGACACGCCGCCGCACTTGAAGTACGTCACCTGCATCCGTAACATACTACTACATCACACTGTTCCAGTCACGGCCCTCGTCGACATGAAGCAGAGCAAAGAAAACCACGATGTCGGCAAAGTAGTAACAATAGAAGAGACGTGTTCTAGCTCATTATACTGCATATAATTCTATAATTTCCGCtgtttaattttttaatcatttcatttcttttttttggttCTTTGTTGATGTGAACCTTAATTTTTCTTCGCATATCTTACAAGAATTCATATGGAAAGTTATGGGGCATGACAGATGGCTGTAGGCAATTCAACATGGCCGCAATTCCAAGATTGCCATCCCTGGATGGGGATCATGATGACAGCCTTACCATAATTCACGTTGACAGCTGAAAGTCGACACACATGGCAAATGGTCTGCATGTGGATCATGTTTTATCGATTCCAAGACTGTCAACCTTGAATGGGGATGGGATGGTGACAGCCCAACTATAAATAACATCGCCAAGTAGTAAAACATACATGGAAAAAGGTCAGCAAGTGGATAATGCTATAAAGTTTGTGCCTCCACCTGATCCACAAACAAGCAAAAACAAATATTCATGTACTTGAGGCATAAATATTTCTACTTTAACTACAACGATGACATACAGAATTTTCAATTAGTGTGAGTATTTTTCATGAGATTTCTTGTAGTCATGGCTTTCTATATTTCTGTCTCTTAGGTCTCAAAGGTACCAACATCTCTGACATTTTCAAACCCAACCCTATCTAAATTGACATCCTACCTAACTATCTTGAATCCATAATCATAGGATTTGAACTTACAATTTTCCTAAATAACTTGCACACCCCTCTATTTGATACAATGATATACTATTTTAGGAGATTTGAACTTATAACTTTCCTAAAGAACTTGCACACCCCTTTGTTTGATACAATGGTATACTATTTCAGGGGATTTGAACTTACATATTTCTTAGAGGATTTGTACACCTCTCTATTTCTATTTCAGGGGTTTTTAACTTATAATTTTCCTAGAGGACTTGCACACCCCACTGTTTGATACAATGATATACTATTTCAGGGGATTTGAACTTGCAGCTTTCCTAGAGGATTTGCACACCCCTCTGTTTCTATTTCAGGGGTTTTGAACTTATAACTTTCCTAGACGATTTACAAACCCCTCTATTTGATAGAATGATATACTATTTCAAGGGATTTGAACTTACAACTTCCTAAATAACTTGCACACCCCTCTATTTGATACCATGATATACTATTTTAGGATATTTGAACTTACAACTTTCCTAGAGGACTTGCACACCTCTTTGTTTGATACAATGATATACTATTTCAGGGGATTTGAACTTACAGCTTTCATAGAGGATTTGCACACCCCTCTGTTTCTATTTCAGGAGTTTTAAACTTACGATTTTCCTAGAGGACTTGCACACCCCTCTGTTTGATACAATGATATACTATTTCAGGGGATTTGAACTTGCAGCTTTCCTAGGAGGATTTGCACACCCCTCTGTTTCTATTTCAGGGGTTTTGAACTTACAACTTTCCTAGAGAACTTACGCACCCCTCTGTTCGATACAATGATATACTATTTCAAGAGATTTGAACTTGCAGCTTTCCGAGAGGACTTGCACATCCTTCTATTCGATATAAAACTTATTTAAGTAGTCTAACAATTAATATATTTGCTACTAAAAACTTTTATTAGTAATAGCAAAATTTAGTTAAGAATTTAAGAATTTAACATTTTTAGGAATAATGGAGTTATAGAaaactatttatttttattaaagttgAAAGTCAGCTAATAAAGATCAATTAACatgatatatacacatatataaattGATTAGTAAATCATGAGAGGTGTATATGGATAGCGGTAAGCCCACCTGGAGTACCAGAAGCGGGAACGCGGCGATGTCGTCGGTGTAGTCCACCTTGGGGATCAGCTGCTTCAGCTCCATGGTGGGCGCGAAGTCGCCGAAGTCGTCCACCGCCGCGTCGGTGTCGGCCTCCACGAAGAGCACCCCCTCGCCATTGCAGTCGATCTCGATCCGGCCGTCCTCGTCCCTGGCCAACCGCCCGGCCATCGGGTAGAAGGGCACTAGCGCCCGGGCCAGCGACTGCCGCATCACCGCCGCGTCGAAGAAGCCCGCCGACCCGTCCGGCCGGTAGAAGTACACGCTCGGCGTGTGGAACCGCGGCACCACCAGATCCAGGTTAGAGTTCCACAGACGCCGCCGCTGCGTCGGCTCCGCCGGCCGCACCATCGTCGACCGCCGCACGTTGATCACCACCATCGCTCCCCCGCCGTCCTCAAGCTACCAACTGCAGCATCGAAGACAGTGGTTGACCGGATCGAGATATCAGAGCCATTCGATTCCCACCGACAAAAGAGAATGATCTCTCCACTCGTTAAATCCCTAAATGTCTGATCTTAACAAAACCTAAAGACCAATGCTACTCTAAAAAACCGATTTttcggtaaaaaaaaaaaagggggaaaatgagCAAAAAAAAGATCGAAAACGATGAAAAAAAAGGAAGACAAGAGATCGAATTTCCAAAGAGTCAAACCGAAATCTCCCTCAGATCGATAGAAAAAGTGGGCAAACTGTACCCCGCAAGAAGCAGCGAGAAGAGGCAAGAGAGATGGGGGAGAAGGGAACAGCTCTGGTGGGAGAGCTGCCTTGAAGCGGGGATCCGATGGGCCATTATATAACCAAGATAAGGATAAAAACGATATTTCGTGCGGGGAAGGTAATTCTCCCGGACTCAAGCCACGACTCCAGTACCGATAAGAGAGATTGGCGAGCAAGAAGCCGACCCTCGAGGTCTTCGTAACGAAAGTCGTGTGCAAGATCGGGTGAAGAGCGACTAGAGAGTTGGTGGGACGGTGACCAGATGGCCCCACCCGTTGAGTTCCAACTCCAGTCGCACGATGATTGCAATCCACGGACGCGGACGGTTCGTATGTGTCCCATCGCTGTTCTCCAAACATGGCCGAGTTGGCCGACGATGAAGGTGTGGGT
Above is a genomic segment from Musa acuminata AAA Group cultivar baxijiao chromosome BXJ3-4, Cavendish_Baxijiao_AAA, whole genome shotgun sequence containing:
- the LOC135637140 gene encoding hydroxycinnamoyltransferase-like — its product is MVVINVRRSTMVRPAEPTQRRRLWNSNLDLVVPRFHTPSVYFYRPDGSAGFFDAAVMRQSLARALVPFYPMAGRLARDEDGRIEIDCNGEGVLFVEADTDAAVDDFGDFAPTMELKQLIPKVDYTDDIAAFPLLVLQVTYFKCGGVSLGVGMQHHVADGFSGLHFINSWSDIARGVGVRVQPFIDRTLLRARDPPTPSFPHVEYQPAPPLKAAPSTPPTSPLSVNPAKLGSVAVSIFKLTRAQLNLLKAKAPPGGTYSTYALLAAHVWRCACVARDLPPDQPTKMYIATDGRQRLVPPPPEGYFGNVIFTATPMAAAGEVAAAGGGPAPTAGTIQESLTRMDDAYVRSALDYLEMQPDLAALVRGAHTFRCPNIGLTSWVRLPIHDADFGWGRPVFMGPGGIAYEGLAFVLPSPTADGSLSVAISLQPDHMLEFQKLIYDI